Proteins encoded together in one Oligoflexia bacterium window:
- a CDS encoding glycerol-3-phosphate dehydrogenase/oxidase, with protein MLINPVKRFSSNERIKNLNSLDTHTFDLCIIGGGITGAGTARDAASRGLRVCLIEQNDFASGTSSRSSKLIHGGIRYLENLEFGLVFEALNERHVLFEIAPHLVHPLTFVLPVYRGGRVGMFKMGVGMWLYDALALFHAPKFHERLSVEETVDRLITVEPEDLVGSYLYSDAYMDDDRLVIETMRSAHAFGAVCVNYVKAGKGSFDENERLNTLEAVDQFTGKKMQIRAKHFISTVGPWTDQFASSLIKWKKVLRPTKGIHITIRRERLPLQDAVVMATGTDKRIVFAIPRNEIVIIGTTDTDFPSDPSTVHTERSDVEYLIDVIGRYFPKSGIQESDIISTYAGVRPLVDDGSGSESKTSREHVILHTPQNVTFVAGGKYTTYRRMARDIVEEVLKKEFTLEERIQYARNQTREAINPLVTPEKLNEALSQSISWSANYGLTEAETKRLAERHGVEALEILEAGEEKGLQSPWEMEALFAIQHTMCLHLRDFMLRRTPLYLTHHDHGKSVLDKIADVFQREYNWSQDELIAEKQLYEDHLKLELGWR; from the coding sequence GTGTTGATTAACCCGGTTAAACGTTTTTCCTCTAATGAAAGAATTAAAAATTTAAACTCACTTGATACACATACTTTTGATCTGTGTATCATTGGTGGTGGCATCACGGGCGCTGGTACGGCTCGCGATGCTGCTAGCCGAGGCCTTCGAGTTTGTCTAATTGAACAAAATGATTTTGCCTCAGGTACGAGTAGTCGCTCGAGTAAACTCATTCATGGCGGTATTCGCTATTTAGAAAATCTTGAATTTGGATTAGTTTTTGAAGCGCTTAATGAGCGGCATGTGCTTTTTGAAATTGCACCCCACCTTGTTCATCCACTGACATTTGTATTGCCCGTGTATCGCGGTGGACGTGTTGGGATGTTTAAAATGGGTGTAGGCATGTGGCTCTATGATGCACTCGCATTATTTCACGCTCCAAAATTTCATGAGCGACTGTCAGTAGAAGAAACAGTAGATCGTTTGATAACAGTTGAGCCTGAAGATCTTGTTGGGTCGTATCTCTATAGCGATGCATACATGGATGACGACCGGCTTGTTATTGAAACAATGCGCTCGGCTCATGCATTTGGTGCGGTTTGTGTAAATTATGTGAAGGCTGGTAAGGGAAGTTTTGATGAAAATGAGAGGCTTAATACTTTAGAAGCAGTTGATCAATTCACGGGTAAAAAAATGCAGATCCGGGCCAAACATTTTATCAGCACGGTTGGCCCCTGGACTGATCAATTCGCTTCTTCGCTTATAAAGTGGAAAAAAGTTTTAAGACCCACAAAAGGAATTCACATCACCATTCGTCGTGAGCGATTGCCTTTACAAGATGCCGTTGTGATGGCCACGGGTACAGATAAAAGAATCGTTTTTGCTATTCCGCGAAATGAAATAGTCATCATTGGCACAACAGATACTGATTTTCCAAGTGATCCATCAACGGTTCATACAGAGCGTTCAGATGTTGAATATTTAATTGATGTAATTGGTCGTTATTTTCCAAAATCAGGTATTCAAGAATCAGACATCATTTCAACTTACGCAGGTGTTAGACCCCTGGTTGATGACGGCAGTGGCAGTGAAAGTAAAACTAGCCGTGAGCATGTGATTTTACACACACCACAAAATGTGACGTTTGTTGCGGGCGGTAAATACACCACGTATCGACGTATGGCTCGAGATATTGTTGAAGAAGTACTTAAAAAAGAATTCACTCTTGAAGAACGTATTCAATATGCGCGCAATCAAACACGCGAAGCCATTAACCCACTAGTTACGCCAGAAAAACTTAATGAAGCATTATCACAATCAATAAGCTGGTCTGCAAATTATGGTCTAACGGAAGCAGAAACAAAAAGATTGGCTGAGCGTCACGGTGTTGAAGCTCTTGAAATTTTAGAGGCCGGTGAAGAGAAGGGTTTGCAATCTCCATGGGAGATGGAAGCGCTTTTTGCAATTCAACACACCATGTGTTTGCATTTGCGTGATTTTATGTTGAGGCGGACACCACTTTATCTCACTCACCATGATCATGGAAAATCAGTACTTGATAAAATTGCAGATGTTTTTCAGCGAGAATATAATTGGAGTCAAGACGAATTGATCGCAGAAAAACAACTCTATGAAGATCACCTCAAGCTTGAACTTGGCTGGCGTTAA